The Virgibacillus sp. MSP4-1 genome has a segment encoding these proteins:
- a CDS encoding sensor histidine kinase: MTSSKVESNALNKVLEDMVSVVTNSKDEIFEIGEQSRKDYEQVEKELEQVKEDALNVIDQGDELEKQVKKARVRLSEVSKNFHQYSEAEVKEVYDKTHKLQSELFVLREKEEQLKTRRSELEQWLISISNTVERAEKLLGKISVVLNYLTDDLQDVYDTIETAKEKETFGLKIIDAQEEERRRLSREIHDGPAQLLANVMLRSDLIERTFRERGLEEAIKEVQQVRQFVRTALYEVRRIIYDLRPMALDDLGLYPTLNKYLDSVSEHSGIHIKFTSRGQEQRLESKYEIAFFRLVQEAVQNAVKHSEASLIQVHMEMKTDKVNILIADNGKGFDLEEKEKSSFGLIGMRERIEMLGGTLQINTEPQKGTKIIIQVPLKNN, from the coding sequence ATGACTAGTTCTAAAGTCGAATCAAATGCCCTGAACAAGGTTTTGGAAGATATGGTTTCAGTTGTGACCAATAGTAAGGATGAAATTTTTGAGATCGGCGAGCAATCCCGTAAAGACTATGAACAGGTGGAAAAGGAACTGGAACAGGTCAAAGAGGATGCCTTAAATGTTATTGACCAGGGAGACGAACTGGAAAAACAGGTGAAGAAAGCCCGTGTTCGTCTTTCCGAAGTGAGCAAAAATTTTCACCAATACTCGGAAGCCGAAGTGAAAGAGGTTTATGATAAAACCCACAAACTGCAATCAGAGTTGTTCGTTTTACGAGAAAAGGAAGAACAGTTAAAGACACGCCGCAGTGAATTGGAGCAATGGTTAATCTCCATCTCCAATACGGTGGAGAGAGCAGAGAAATTACTGGGGAAAATCTCTGTTGTTTTAAATTATTTAACCGATGATCTGCAGGACGTCTATGACACAATTGAAACCGCCAAGGAAAAAGAGACTTTTGGACTAAAAATCATTGACGCTCAGGAAGAAGAGAGAAGAAGACTGTCCAGAGAAATACATGACGGTCCGGCACAGCTGCTGGCCAATGTCATGCTGCGATCTGATCTTATTGAAAGAACGTTCCGTGAGCGCGGACTTGAAGAGGCGATTAAAGAGGTACAGCAGGTTCGGCAGTTTGTCCGAACAGCCTTGTATGAAGTGCGCCGCATCATATATGATTTACGACCGATGGCATTAGATGATCTTGGGCTTTATCCAACACTGAACAAGTATTTAGACTCCGTTTCCGAGCATAGTGGCATACATATTAAATTCACATCAAGAGGTCAGGAACAGCGTCTGGAATCAAAATATGAAATAGCCTTCTTTCGTTTAGTGCAGGAAGCCGTCCAAAATGCAGTAAAACATTCGGAGGCAAGTCTTATTCAGGTTCATATGGAAATGAAAACAGATAAGGTCAACATTCTTATTGCCGATAATGGAAAAGGGTTCGACCTAGAGGAAAAGGAAAAATCCTCTTTCGGTCTGATTGGAATGAGAGAACGAATCGAAATGCTCGGTGGAACGCTTCAAATTAATACCGAACCGCAAAAAGGAACGAAAATTATCATTCAGGTTCCACTAAAAAATAACTGA
- a CDS encoding YigZ family protein, with translation MLTKYFTIKQEGSHEIVIQKSRFIGYVKRTETEEEAQAFIQQIKKKHHDATHNCSAYMIGERNQIQKAHDDGEPSGTAGVPMLEVLKKKDLKDTTVVVTRYFGGIKLGAGGLIRAYSNSTSEAIDHVGVVKRQLMKEMKVTADYTLLGKLENQLRSSDYLLETIDYLDKVTFHVYVESGEEEAFTDWMVNLTSDQADIAEGEETYMEIEI, from the coding sequence TTGTTAACTAAATATTTTACTATAAAACAGGAAGGCTCGCACGAAATCGTTATTCAGAAATCCCGTTTTATTGGTTATGTAAAACGTACGGAAACAGAGGAAGAAGCACAGGCATTTATCCAGCAGATCAAGAAAAAACATCATGATGCGACTCATAACTGTTCCGCGTATATGATTGGGGAGCGGAATCAGATTCAGAAAGCTCATGATGATGGGGAGCCTAGTGGTACAGCAGGTGTTCCTATGCTGGAAGTTTTAAAGAAAAAGGACCTGAAAGATACAACCGTTGTGGTCACCCGATATTTCGGCGGGATTAAACTTGGTGCAGGCGGACTTATTCGTGCTTATTCCAATTCGACATCAGAGGCAATTGACCATGTCGGTGTTGTGAAAAGACAGCTGATGAAGGAAATGAAGGTGACAGCTGACTATACCCTTTTAGGCAAGCTTGAAAACCAGCTGCGTTCCTCGGATTATTTGTTAGAAACCATCGATTATTTAGACAAGGTTACCTTCCACGTTTATGTCGAATCAGGGGAGGAAGAAGCATTTACAGACTGGATGGTCAATCTCACAAGTGATCAGGCCGACATTGCTGAAGGAGAAGAAACTTATATGGAAATAGAAATCTGA
- a CDS encoding VanZ family protein — protein MKTWWYWLFPVGWMGIIFFSSSQPYEQQNLKPFFSEYMDFSFLTPIVDQISFVYHHSEISVQALGINGFVEFFIRKGAHFGVFFILVLLFILAFQKSTELPVKWMLATSFLLTVLYAAFDELHQGITPNRTPYIGDVMIDTIGALAGVSIHVMFSDYLRRRKGKKMK, from the coding sequence ATGAAGACATGGTGGTACTGGCTATTTCCGGTCGGCTGGATGGGGATCATTTTCTTCTCTTCATCACAGCCTTACGAACAACAGAATCTCAAGCCTTTCTTTAGTGAATACATGGATTTCTCATTTTTAACTCCGATTGTGGATCAGATTTCCTTTGTTTATCATCACAGTGAGATCAGTGTACAAGCACTGGGGATCAATGGGTTTGTCGAATTTTTCATTCGCAAGGGAGCCCACTTTGGAGTGTTTTTCATCCTTGTGCTTTTGTTCATACTGGCTTTTCAAAAATCGACAGAACTTCCGGTCAAATGGATGCTTGCCACTTCCTTTCTGCTCACTGTACTCTATGCAGCTTTCGACGAATTACATCAGGGAATCACCCCGAACCGTACTCCGTATATAGGGGATGTCATGATTGATACGATCGGGGCTTTAGCAGGTGTGTCTATCCATGTCATGTTTTCTGATTATTTAAGGAGAAGAAAAGGAAAAAAGATGAAATAA
- a CDS encoding LCP family protein — MGKRTEYIRAKKRRKKPLKIFLWMLATVFLAVGIYFVYVYDQVKDTVREDIHEKVESISNDSSEKKASEGQETLNILLMGVDERENDTGRADTLILMSLNPNTDSLQMVSIPRDTYVPIVGYGKQDKINHSYVYGGADMTVATVENFLDVELDYYVKINMQGLSDLVDAVGGITVDNPIEWVDNGKAYIKGYHYKKGEITLNGPEALGYARMRKQDPNGDAGRNLRQRLVIEAIIDKGASVGSVTKIDDILEVMGDNVSTNMTFNEMKDIFRNYRNTRKNITNYQIKGDGQFIGPIWYLMVSDEEQQKVHDMIKDFNSDS, encoded by the coding sequence ATGGGTAAACGTACAGAATATATTCGGGCGAAAAAGCGCAGGAAAAAGCCCTTAAAAATCTTTTTATGGATGCTGGCAACAGTCTTTTTAGCTGTTGGTATCTATTTTGTTTATGTTTATGATCAGGTTAAAGATACTGTGAGAGAAGATATTCATGAGAAAGTGGAAAGTATATCCAATGACTCTTCAGAGAAAAAGGCTTCTGAAGGCCAGGAAACGTTAAATATACTGCTTATGGGTGTCGATGAACGCGAGAATGACACCGGACGTGCAGACACACTGATTCTTATGTCTTTAAATCCAAACACCGACAGTCTGCAAATGGTCAGTATCCCCCGTGACACGTATGTTCCGATTGTGGGCTACGGGAAACAGGATAAAATTAACCATTCCTATGTTTATGGCGGTGCAGATATGACGGTAGCTACCGTGGAAAATTTCCTGGATGTCGAGCTTGATTACTATGTAAAAATCAATATGCAGGGATTAAGTGACCTTGTTGATGCTGTAGGTGGAATTACGGTGGATAACCCAATTGAATGGGTCGATAATGGCAAAGCTTACATCAAAGGCTACCACTATAAAAAGGGCGAAATCACTCTGAACGGACCGGAAGCACTGGGTTATGCCCGTATGCGTAAGCAGGATCCGAATGGTGATGCCGGACGTAACTTACGCCAGCGCCTGGTTATTGAAGCGATTATTGATAAAGGGGCAAGTGTCGGGTCCGTGACAAAAATTGATGATATCCTGGAGGTAATGGGGGACAATGTTAGTACCAACATGACCTTCAATGAAATGAAGGATATTTTCAGAAACTACCGAAATACAAGGAAAAACATTACCAACTATCAAATCAAAGGTGACGGACAGTTTATCGGTCCGATTTGGTATTTAATGGTTTCCGATGAGGAACAGCAAAAGGTTCATGATATGATTAAGGACTTTAATTCTGACTCCTGA
- a CDS encoding LCP family protein, with the protein MSRQDKREKSRKSRKSKYLKITLGIVLVLFAGTGAYAYSIWNDVKDTVDKKIHKPVDSIEHTPEQKEKISKEEPLNILLMGVDERKHDKGRADTLIILSINPNINKMQMISIPRDSRTLIKGMGFKDKINHSYAFGGSDMTISTVENFADIELDYYVKLNMEGLVELVDALGGITVQNKLDWYDSGYYEKGFHYAKGELELNGEQTMGFVRMRYKDPNGDFGRNKRQREVIRAIIDKGASIGSITKIDEFLDVIGKNVETNMTFDDMKHLFSDYRSASQNSSSYQVKGNGTYIDDIYYLIVSDQERQKIHEMITKFNQKK; encoded by the coding sequence TTGAGCAGACAGGATAAGCGTGAAAAAAGCAGGAAATCACGTAAATCAAAATATTTAAAAATAACTCTAGGTATTGTTCTCGTCCTTTTCGCCGGAACAGGTGCCTATGCATATAGTATCTGGAATGATGTAAAAGACACTGTTGATAAGAAAATTCATAAACCTGTCGACAGTATTGAGCATACCCCGGAACAAAAAGAAAAGATTAGCAAAGAGGAACCGCTGAATATCCTGCTGATGGGGGTAGATGAACGAAAGCATGACAAAGGACGGGCAGATACGCTTATCATCTTGTCCATCAACCCTAACATTAATAAAATGCAGATGATCAGTATTCCAAGGGACAGCCGTACTCTGATTAAGGGTATGGGATTTAAAGATAAAATCAATCACTCATACGCATTCGGCGGATCAGATATGACCATTTCCACGGTGGAAAACTTTGCGGATATTGAGCTGGATTATTATGTGAAGCTGAATATGGAAGGGTTAGTGGAACTCGTCGATGCTTTAGGTGGCATTACTGTTCAGAATAAACTCGACTGGTATGATTCTGGCTATTATGAGAAAGGCTTCCATTATGCCAAGGGTGAACTGGAATTAAACGGGGAACAGACAATGGGCTTTGTCCGTATGAGGTATAAGGACCCTAATGGTGATTTTGGCCGTAACAAACGGCAGCGCGAGGTCATCCGTGCCATTATTGATAAAGGGGCATCGATTGGCTCCATAACGAAAATTGATGAATTCCTTGATGTCATTGGAAAGAACGTCGAAACCAATATGACCTTTGATGATATGAAACATCTCTTTTCCGATTACCGAAGTGCCAGTCAAAACAGTTCATCTTATCAGGTGAAAGGGAACGGAACCTATATAGATGATATCTATTACCTGATTGTATCCGATCAGGAACGTCAGAAAATCCATGAAATGATTACCAAATTTAATCAGAAAAAATAA
- a CDS encoding transposase — MPRKLRVWHPGEIYHITARGNHKEKIFLDTRDYRKYLTYLTDAQKNYPYRLHAYCLMPNHVHLLMEMSEVPLSQVIKNIHTRYAMYFNFKYDKVGHLFQDRFKSKIVHSSDYLLKVSSYIHLNPSKAGLLTKAENYPWSSYYHYLNNPHPLSSPPLFLPDILTQKVLSYFPDKNGLDYHGFVNSHFNEDNGEELLIVE, encoded by the coding sequence TTGCCGAGAAAACTACGAGTCTGGCATCCGGGGGAGATTTATCATATTACGGCCAGGGGAAACCATAAGGAAAAAATATTTCTGGACACCCGGGATTATCGTAAATATTTAACGTATCTCACCGACGCCCAAAAGAATTACCCTTATCGTCTTCACGCTTACTGCCTCATGCCCAATCATGTCCACTTGCTGATGGAGATGAGCGAAGTCCCGCTCAGTCAGGTTATTAAGAACATTCATACACGCTATGCTATGTACTTTAATTTTAAGTATGATAAGGTTGGTCACTTATTTCAGGATCGCTTCAAATCGAAAATCGTTCATTCTTCTGATTATCTCCTGAAAGTCTCCAGTTACATTCATTTGAATCCTTCTAAAGCAGGGTTGCTAACTAAAGCAGAAAACTATCCCTGGAGCAGTTACTATCATTACCTTAATAATCCCCATCCATTATCTTCTCCACCATTGTTTCTTCCCGATATCCTGACGCAAAAAGTATTATCTTATTTCCCTGACAAAAATGGGCTCGATTATCATGGATTTGTAAATAGCCATTTTAATGAAGACAACGGTGAAGAACTTTTAATTGTAGAATAA
- a CDS encoding sugar phosphate isomerase/epimerase gives MKLGVFTVLFSDKNFEEMLDYVAGKGIEAVEIGTGGYPGDAHCKVDELLEDDGKLEKFQESIEKRGLIVSALSCHSNPLHPQTHVALEGDRLFDKTVQLANKLGVQVVNTFSGCPGDHEDAKYPNWPVSPWPNDYQEVLKWQWEEKIIPYWKEKAVLAEQYNVKIGLELHGGFSVHTPATLLRLREACGPAIGANLDPSHMWWQGIDPVESIKILGKEDAIHHFHAKDTIIDQPNMNRNGLTDMTSYSEMKDRAWYFRTVGFGHDSKEWADMISALRLYGYDHVVSIEHEDGLMSVDEGFTKAVETLKPVMVKESVGEMWWV, from the coding sequence TTGAAATTAGGTGTATTTACTGTCTTATTTTCTGATAAGAATTTTGAAGAAATGCTGGATTATGTAGCAGGTAAAGGAATTGAAGCTGTCGAAATTGGAACAGGCGGTTATCCTGGAGATGCTCATTGTAAAGTTGATGAATTATTGGAGGATGACGGAAAGCTAGAGAAATTTCAGGAGAGTATTGAGAAACGTGGTTTAATTGTAAGCGCTTTAAGCTGTCATTCGAATCCTCTGCACCCTCAAACACATGTTGCCCTGGAGGGAGATCGGTTGTTTGATAAGACAGTACAGCTCGCTAATAAATTAGGTGTGCAGGTTGTGAATACATTTTCGGGATGTCCGGGGGACCATGAAGATGCTAAATACCCGAATTGGCCTGTATCTCCATGGCCTAATGATTATCAGGAAGTTTTGAAATGGCAGTGGGAAGAAAAGATTATCCCTTACTGGAAGGAAAAAGCGGTTTTGGCGGAGCAGTATAATGTGAAAATTGGTTTGGAATTGCATGGGGGTTTTTCAGTACATACGCCTGCTACTTTATTGCGATTAAGAGAGGCGTGTGGTCCGGCTATAGGAGCCAACCTTGACCCGAGTCATATGTGGTGGCAGGGAATTGACCCGGTTGAGTCTATTAAAATTTTAGGAAAGGAAGACGCCATTCATCATTTTCATGCAAAAGATACCATTATTGATCAGCCCAATATGAATCGGAATGGTCTTACTGATATGACATCGTATTCTGAAATGAAAGATCGTGCCTGGTATTTCCGGACAGTCGGATTTGGACATGATTCTAAAGAATGGGCCGATATGATAAGTGCTTTAAGATTGTACGGATACGACCATGTGGTAAGTATTGAACATGAGGATGGTCTAATGTCAGTGGATGAAGGCTTCACTAAAGCTGTCGAAACCCTAAAGCCAGTAATGGTAAAAGAATCCGTCGGGGAAATGTGGTGGGTTTAA
- a CDS encoding LacI family DNA-binding transcriptional regulator — protein MANIQEVAQKAGVSVATVSRVLNQHPTVTAKTRLKVETAIEELNYEPSMLGRNLRNSESRLLLVLIPSISNPFYTEIINGIEDTAITNGYNILLCDTDSNPQREHIYFNMVKNKLADGIISMDPAVDMEKLNGLAMQYPIIQCSEYDEKGTIPYVTIDNQLAAYRAVKHLIKLGHKKIALINSDERFLYARERRAGYEQALREFNLPIQEKWIYHTNHLEFEFGQQAMRKLLQTEEKPTAVFSVSDTLAIGALKEINAHELNVPEDIALVGFDKISFSNMTNPTLTTVSQPMYKMGCTAADMLIRKIHNKDVESVILDHELVIRESTMG, from the coding sequence ATGGCAAATATTCAGGAAGTAGCACAGAAGGCTGGAGTTTCAGTAGCAACAGTTTCGAGAGTTCTTAATCAGCATCCAACTGTAACAGCAAAGACAAGACTTAAGGTTGAAACAGCAATTGAAGAATTAAACTACGAACCTAGCATGCTGGGCAGAAACTTACGGAATTCAGAGAGTAGGTTACTTCTTGTCCTTATTCCAAGTATTTCTAACCCGTTTTACACAGAAATTATTAATGGGATTGAGGACACAGCGATCACAAATGGCTATAATATTCTCCTATGCGATACCGACTCAAACCCGCAACGAGAGCATATCTATTTCAATATGGTCAAAAACAAATTAGCCGATGGAATTATTTCTATGGATCCCGCAGTAGATATGGAAAAATTAAATGGCTTAGCTATGCAATACCCTATTATTCAATGCAGTGAGTATGACGAAAAAGGAACGATTCCATATGTAACCATTGATAATCAACTTGCTGCTTACCGGGCTGTTAAGCATTTAATTAAACTGGGACATAAAAAAATTGCACTTATAAATTCAGACGAAAGGTTTCTATACGCAAGGGAACGCAGAGCAGGGTACGAACAGGCCCTTCGTGAATTTAACTTACCTATACAGGAAAAATGGATTTACCACACAAATCACCTTGAATTTGAGTTCGGTCAGCAGGCGATGAGGAAGCTGTTACAAACCGAAGAAAAACCTACAGCTGTTTTTTCAGTCTCTGACACTCTGGCTATTGGTGCTTTAAAAGAAATAAACGCGCATGAACTGAACGTCCCAGAAGATATCGCACTCGTTGGCTTTGATAAGATTAGCTTTTCAAATATGACCAATCCTACTTTAACAACTGTTTCCCAGCCAATGTACAAAATGGGATGTACCGCAGCAGACATGCTCATCAGGAAAATTCATAACAAGGATGTTGAAAGTGTCATTCTGGATCATGAATTAGTGATTCGAGAGTCGACCATGGGCTAA
- a CDS encoding substrate-binding domain-containing protein, which produces MKKWLTFSLALLLTIGLFGCSGESSGGSDDSSSDSGDDEVVLGIALPSATHGWMGALIQNAEEKAQELVDNGTIDDYEFTTAENPADQANNVDDLIAQGVDAIVMLPIESEALSPAGQKIADEGIPLVVVDRELTNDAADVLVKGDNTGIGENAGEYFVEQLNGSGKVVEIAGPSNSVTQQRSDGFRQAIEGSDIEIIASQSGEFSKETSLQVMENILTAQPEIDAVYTQDDGMALGVIQAIKEAGREDIQFVTGAAGSKEVYENIKEDGLISATFLYSPLMVRDGVEVGASLANGEEPESSEVILEATPVTKENVDEHYDPDSVF; this is translated from the coding sequence ATGAAGAAATGGTTAACTTTTTCATTAGCTCTTTTACTAACAATTGGACTTTTCGGTTGTTCTGGTGAAAGTTCAGGAGGTTCGGATGATAGCTCCAGTGATTCGGGAGATGATGAGGTTGTGCTTGGGATTGCCCTTCCTTCTGCAACTCACGGATGGATGGGAGCACTCATTCAAAATGCCGAGGAAAAGGCACAGGAATTAGTGGATAATGGGACGATTGATGATTACGAATTTACGACTGCTGAAAACCCGGCAGATCAGGCAAATAATGTGGATGACTTAATTGCACAGGGGGTAGATGCTATTGTCATGCTTCCAATTGAGTCTGAAGCTTTGTCACCAGCAGGGCAAAAAATTGCTGATGAAGGAATACCATTAGTGGTTGTTGACCGTGAGCTTACCAATGATGCCGCTGATGTTCTTGTTAAAGGGGATAATACTGGAATTGGCGAAAATGCCGGTGAGTATTTTGTAGAACAATTAAATGGAAGTGGTAAAGTTGTTGAAATCGCCGGACCATCAAACTCTGTCACACAACAGCGTAGCGATGGTTTCCGACAGGCCATTGAAGGATCTGACATCGAAATTATAGCCTCCCAATCCGGAGAGTTTTCAAAGGAGACTTCCCTTCAGGTTATGGAAAACATTTTAACCGCTCAACCTGAAATTGACGCTGTTTATACTCAGGATGATGGAATGGCTCTAGGTGTTATTCAAGCTATTAAGGAAGCTGGCCGTGAAGACATTCAATTTGTAACAGGGGCTGCAGGAAGTAAGGAAGTCTATGAAAATATTAAAGAAGATGGATTAATTTCCGCAACTTTCCTCTACTCACCGCTAATGGTTAGAGACGGTGTAGAAGTGGGGGCAAGCCTCGCGAATGGAGAAGAACCAGAAAGTAGTGAAGTGATTCTCGAAGCCACACCTGTTACCAAAGAAAATGTTGATGAGCACTATGATCCTGATTCTGTCTTTTAA
- a CDS encoding sugar ABC transporter ATP-binding protein: MAQDTILEMSSIKKSFNQVEVLHGIDFSLKRGEIHALLGENGAGKSTLMNILGGIHQPDEGQIYLNGQPMTMDSPRTSQEQGIRFIHQELNVVTDLTVYENLFLGSELRNKWGLLDVKEMCRQTNDVLGKLGIYVHPKTYVRDLETSYKQMIEIAKALLRDSQIIIMDEPTTALTDNEAERLFEFMKSLKESGISIIYISHKLKEIQAVCDRYTVLRDGSFAGNGNIENTNLNDITKLMVGKSVSTDALYHQNSIGETILNVHRLSNESDFQHINFSVSKGEVVGFTGLAGDGRTELFESIFGLRKKNDGEIQVNGKAVKISHPKKALQAGIGFVPKNRKENAIVKDLSVIENMSLSSIGHFEKNGWIKTRDERNKFADYQKELNIKVHNPKINIDSLSGGNQQKVVISKWLEVNSDIIIFDNPTQGIDVGAKNEIYQHIMNLAEQGKAIIVLSSEAPEILRICDRILVMFQGEITGEFRREDATEELLMEYATGAKKGEKQIG, translated from the coding sequence ATGGCGCAAGATACCATTTTGGAAATGAGCAGCATTAAAAAGTCTTTTAACCAGGTTGAAGTTCTGCATGGGATAGACTTCTCGCTAAAGAGAGGGGAAATCCATGCCCTCCTTGGTGAAAATGGAGCGGGAAAATCCACACTTATGAATATCCTGGGAGGCATCCATCAACCAGATGAAGGACAGATCTATTTAAACGGCCAGCCCATGACGATGGATAGCCCTCGTACTTCACAGGAGCAAGGCATTCGTTTTATACACCAGGAGCTTAACGTAGTCACTGATTTAACGGTTTATGAAAATTTGTTTCTGGGTTCAGAGCTTCGAAATAAATGGGGGCTTTTAGATGTCAAGGAAATGTGCAGACAAACCAATGATGTTTTAGGGAAATTGGGCATCTACGTACATCCTAAAACTTACGTAAGAGATTTGGAAACCTCATATAAACAAATGATTGAAATAGCTAAAGCACTTTTAAGAGATTCGCAAATCATTATTATGGATGAACCGACCACGGCCCTGACAGACAATGAGGCAGAGCGATTATTTGAATTTATGAAGTCCCTTAAAGAATCTGGTATTTCCATCATTTATATCTCTCACAAACTAAAGGAAATTCAAGCGGTCTGTGATCGATATACTGTCTTACGTGATGGTTCCTTTGCGGGAAATGGCAACATCGAGAATACGAATTTAAATGATATTACAAAATTGATGGTCGGAAAATCTGTATCTACGGATGCACTCTATCATCAAAACTCAATCGGGGAAACCATTCTTAATGTTCACCGTCTATCGAATGAAAGTGATTTTCAACATATTAATTTTTCCGTTTCAAAAGGTGAAGTCGTTGGGTTTACTGGCTTAGCCGGGGATGGACGCACAGAACTGTTTGAAAGTATTTTTGGTCTCAGGAAAAAAAACGACGGAGAAATTCAAGTTAACGGAAAAGCAGTTAAAATCAGCCATCCTAAAAAAGCTTTACAGGCAGGGATTGGGTTTGTCCCGAAAAACCGTAAAGAAAATGCAATTGTGAAAGACTTAAGTGTTATTGAAAATATGAGTTTATCCTCTATTGGCCACTTCGAAAAGAATGGATGGATTAAAACCCGGGATGAACGTAACAAATTTGCAGACTATCAGAAAGAATTAAATATTAAAGTTCACAATCCTAAAATCAACATTGACTCTTTAAGTGGCGGAAATCAGCAAAAAGTGGTCATTTCCAAATGGCTTGAGGTTAACTCAGATATTATTATTTTTGATAATCCTACTCAGGGGATTGACGTAGGAGCAAAGAATGAAATTTATCAGCACATTATGAATCTGGCAGAACAAGGAAAAGCCATCATTGTTCTATCTTCTGAAGCTCCTGAAATTTTACGGATATGTGACCGGATTCTCGTAATGTTCCAGGGGGAAATTACAGGTGAATTTCGTCGTGAGGATGCAACAGAAGAACTATTAATGGAATATGCAACCGGGGCAAAGAAGGGAGAGAAACAGATTGGCTAA
- a CDS encoding ABC transporter permease yields MANIKTNENQASSKGINFGWIWSEYSVIIAFIIIFAAATIMNDRFLYFENQMNILMQVSTIGVISLGMTVVMLSGGIDLSVGSVLAMAGVFSILSLNASESILIGVMTALAVGALAGLINGLLVAKGRIASFIATLGMMAGARSIALYYSDGGSIASEVSSFMYISNSALGPVDTPIIIFLGLTLIIYILMQKTRFGRYVYSLGSNEKATLFSAIRVDRIKIGVYTLCGFLVGIAALIETSRLNSISSSSSGNLYELDAIAAVIIGGTRMTGGKGKVIGTFFGVLLLGVLNNMMNLMNISPHLQGLVKGLIIVIAVLFQKRD; encoded by the coding sequence TTGGCTAATATCAAGACGAATGAAAACCAGGCTTCCTCTAAGGGAATAAACTTTGGATGGATATGGAGCGAATATAGTGTCATTATCGCATTTATAATTATCTTTGCAGCTGCAACGATTATGAATGACCGGTTTTTGTATTTTGAAAATCAAATGAACATTCTTATGCAAGTATCTACAATTGGCGTTATTTCATTAGGGATGACTGTTGTGATGTTGTCCGGGGGGATTGACCTGTCCGTGGGTTCTGTCCTTGCGATGGCAGGTGTATTTTCCATTCTTTCCCTAAACGCCTCAGAGAGCATTTTAATTGGTGTGATGACAGCACTTGCAGTGGGAGCGCTGGCAGGCCTGATTAATGGGCTGCTGGTTGCAAAAGGAAGAATTGCATCGTTTATTGCTACCCTTGGAATGATGGCCGGAGCCCGTTCCATCGCTTTATATTATTCAGATGGCGGCAGTATAGCATCTGAAGTCAGTTCATTTATGTATATCTCCAATAGCGCTCTTGGACCTGTGGATACACCAATCATTATTTTCTTAGGCTTAACATTAATTATTTACATCCTTATGCAAAAGACCCGTTTTGGACGTTATGTTTATTCTTTAGGAAGTAATGAAAAAGCGACACTCTTTTCGGCTATACGAGTCGATCGAATTAAAATTGGCGTTTATACTCTATGTGGATTTTTAGTTGGTATCGCAGCTTTAATTGAAACGTCTCGTTTAAATTCCATTTCTTCCTCCAGTTCGGGTAACCTTTACGAACTTGACGCAATTGCAGCTGTTATTATCGGCGGTACCAGAATGACAGGAGGAAAAGGAAAAGTTATCGGAACCTTCTTCGGGGTACTGTTATTAGGTGTTCTCAATAATATGATGAATTTAATGAACATCTCCCCGCACTTACAAGGTCTGGTCAAGGGACTCATTATTGTCATTGCTGTACTTTTCCAAAAAAGAGACTAA